In Chaetodon trifascialis isolate fChaTrf1 chromosome 2, fChaTrf1.hap1, whole genome shotgun sequence, one DNA window encodes the following:
- the LOC139348131 gene encoding NAD(P)(+)--arginine ADP-ribosyltransferase 1-like, with protein MAVMAVWAAGLIAYGVFIGTAMESADPVLNTVLPLNMARNSVDDRYDGCKDEMMTKVQSEYLPNELNTNEIFRSAWNEAEKFYRRKPKPRAVLGNEELLALYAYTSAPGNPHVDFNAAVRNGRSEYKTTFRYHALHFFLTTALQKLKPATCQTGYRGVNRTFSQDVVNKEIRFGSFTSTTMFRLSKAQTYGNKSCFKILTCFGADISLYSRFGDAEAEVLIPPYEVFEVQKILRKSAQNNLECEVVYEVQSTKQPLSNLNCTLFSK; from the exons ATGGCAGTGATGGCAGTTTGGGCAGCGGGCTTAATCGCCTATGGAGTCTTTATAGGAACTGCAATG GAATCTGCTGATCCTGTGTTAAACACCGTCCTTCCATTGAACATGGCTCGAAACTCTGTTGATGACAGATACGATGGCTGCAAAGATGAAATGATGACCAAGGTGCAAAGTGAATACCTGCCGAATGAGCTAAACACAAATGAGATATTCAGAAGTGCTTGGAATGAAGCAGAGAAATTCTACAGAAGGAAGCCTAAACCAAGAGCTGTTTTGGGGAATGAAGAGCTCTTAGCACTATATGCTTATACCTCTGCTCCAGGGAATCCACATGTTGATTTTAATGCAGCAGTTCGGAACGGCCGATCTGAGTACAAGACCACATTCAGGTATCACGCACTTCACTTTTTCCTGACCACCGCTCTTCAAAAACTCAAACCTGCAACATGTCAAACTGGCTACCGTGGTGTCAACCGCACCTTTAGCCAAGATGTTGTGAACAAGGAGATTCGCTTTGGCTCTTTTACCTCAACCACAATGTTTAGGTTGTCTAAGGCTCAGACTTATGGAAATAAGTCCTGCTTTAAGATCCTCACATGCTTTGGAGCAGATATCTCTTTGTACTCTAGATTTGGAGATGCAGAGGCAGAAGTGCTGATTCCTCCATATGAGGTGTTTGAAGTCCAAAAAATTCTGAGGAAATCTGCGCAGAATAATCTTGAATGTGAGGTGGTCTATGAAGTGCAGAGTACAAAACAGCCTCTTTCTAATTTAAACTGTACTCTTTTTTCAAAATAA